The following coding sequences are from one Enterococcus sp. 4G2_DIV0659 window:
- a CDS encoding gluconeogenesis factor YvcK family protein, with amino-acid sequence MKMKTYRIRKPKIVVVGGGTGLPVILKSLRNQSADITAVVTVADDGGSSGEIRESMNMTPPGDLRNVLVALSDMPQLYEDIFQYRFDQSDKYFANHAIGNLIIAAVSEMRGSTYEAIQLLSKMMHVDGHIYPSSERPLTLHAVFKDGTVAVGESSIALDRKTIDHVFVTNTNDDEQPKAARKVVKAIEEADMIVLGPGSMFTSILPNLVISEIGDAIIKARGEVVYICNIMTQKGETEHFTDADHVCVLHEHLKSKFVDTVLVNTEKVPEGYMDPEVYDEYLVQVEHDFQTLRDEGCRVISTDFLKLRDGGVFHDGDKVVDELFRIVFGARY; translated from the coding sequence ATGAAAATGAAGACTTACCGTATCCGGAAACCTAAAATTGTTGTTGTTGGTGGTGGGACTGGTTTGCCAGTTATATTAAAAAGCTTGCGTAACCAAAGTGCTGATATTACGGCAGTTGTGACAGTTGCCGATGATGGAGGAAGTAGTGGTGAGATTCGAGAGTCTATGAATATGACGCCACCAGGTGATTTGAGAAATGTGTTGGTTGCTTTATCAGATATGCCACAACTCTATGAAGATATTTTTCAATATCGATTTGATCAATCGGATAAATATTTTGCCAATCACGCCATCGGTAACTTGATTATTGCGGCAGTTTCTGAGATGCGTGGCAGCACATATGAAGCGATCCAATTGTTGTCAAAAATGATGCATGTCGACGGACATATTTATCCTTCGTCAGAAAGACCATTGACGTTGCATGCTGTTTTTAAAGATGGAACAGTTGCGGTTGGAGAATCCAGTATTGCACTTGATCGTAAAACGATTGATCATGTTTTTGTAACGAATACAAATGATGATGAACAACCTAAAGCTGCGAGAAAAGTTGTTAAGGCTATCGAAGAAGCGGATATGATTGTTTTAGGACCAGGAAGTATGTTTACGAGTATCTTACCTAATTTAGTGATTAGTGAAATCGGTGATGCTATTATCAAGGCAAGAGGAGAAGTTGTCTATATTTGTAATATTATGACCCAAAAAGGGGAAACCGAGCATTTCACAGACGCTGATCATGTTTGTGTTTTACACGAACATCTAAAAAGTAAGTTTGTTGATACTGTGTTAGTTAATACTGAAAAAGTACCAGAAGGCTATATGGATCCTGAAGTGTATGACGAATATTTAGTTCAAGTAGAACATGATTTTCAAACCTTGCGGGATGAAGGGTGTCGAGTGATTTCTACGGACTTTTTAAAGTTGCGCGATGGTGGTGTTTTCCACGATGGCGATAAAGTAGTAGATGAACTATTTCGGATTGTTTTTGGCGCAAGGTATTAA
- the rapZ gene encoding RNase adapter RapZ has protein sequence MVDNLQLVIITGMSGAGKTVAIQSFEDMGYFCIDNMPPSLIPKFWELIKESGKVTKIALVIDLRSRTFFREIQDMLVELENTKLIDTTIMFLDATDEELVSRYKETRRAHPLAMDGLITEGIRKERAILEEIKGDAQVVIDTTELSPRQLRETINEQFKSRDTHEFRIELISFGFKYGLPIDADIVMDVRFLPNPHYIPELRPLTGQDASVYDYVMSFPETEAFYTRFIDLLKNVLPGYEKEGKSSVTIAIGCTGGQHRSVALTERVGKELGQEYHVNITHRDKGKRKETVNRS, from the coding sequence ATGGTTGATAACCTACAATTAGTTATAATCACTGGAATGAGCGGAGCAGGTAAGACTGTCGCTATTCAAAGTTTTGAAGATATGGGCTATTTTTGTATTGATAATATGCCGCCAAGCTTGATTCCCAAGTTTTGGGAGTTAATCAAAGAATCTGGGAAAGTAACGAAAATCGCTCTAGTCATTGATCTACGTTCTCGTACATTCTTCAGAGAAATACAAGATATGTTAGTGGAATTGGAAAATACGAAATTGATTGATACAACGATTATGTTTTTAGATGCGACAGATGAGGAATTGGTTTCTCGTTACAAAGAAACCAGACGAGCGCATCCTTTAGCAATGGATGGGTTGATTACAGAAGGCATTAGAAAAGAACGGGCTATTCTGGAAGAAATCAAAGGAGATGCTCAAGTTGTTATTGATACAACAGAATTGTCACCGAGACAACTAAGAGAAACAATCAATGAACAATTTAAATCTAGAGATACGCATGAATTTCGGATTGAATTGATTTCTTTTGGGTTTAAATATGGTCTACCAATCGATGCGGATATTGTTATGGATGTTCGCTTCTTACCAAATCCACATTATATTCCAGAGTTGCGGCCTTTGACAGGTCAGGATGCTTCTGTTTACGATTATGTAATGAGCTTTCCTGAGACAGAAGCGTTTTACACGCGCTTTATTGATTTACTGAAAAATGTACTGCCTGGTTATGAAAAAGAAGGGAAATCTAGTGTGACAATTGCTATTGGCTGTACTGGTGGGCAGCACCGCTCTGTTGCATTGACAGAACGGGTAGGAAAAGAACTTGGACAAGAATACCATGTGAATATCACTCATCGGGATAAAGGAAAACGTAAAGAGACGGTGAATCGGTCATGA
- the whiA gene encoding DNA-binding protein WhiA has translation MSFASDVKKELTTLEVHREHARAELAALIRMNGSLSIVNQQFVLNVQTENAAIARRIYSLLKDHYDVRSELLVRKKMKLKKNNVYIVRLKQDTKNILADLDILDGMMFNTHVSDEIMGNAQKMRSYLRGAFMASGSVNNPETSRYHLEIFSIYEEHNDDICQMLNYYDLNARTLERRNGFISYLKGAERIADFLTLIGATNSMLKFEDVRIVRDMRNSVNRLVNCETANLNKTIDAASKQIENIQYIESVVGLGALPEKLQEIAELRLEYPEVSLKELGEMIPSGAISKSGINHRIRKINEFADKLREKSA, from the coding sequence GTGTCTTTTGCATCAGATGTAAAAAAAGAGCTAACAACATTAGAGGTTCATAGAGAACATGCTAGAGCAGAGTTGGCTGCATTGATTAGAATGAATGGTTCACTAAGCATTGTGAATCAGCAATTTGTTTTAAACGTTCAAACAGAAAATGCGGCGATTGCCAGACGAATCTATTCTCTTTTAAAAGACCATTACGATGTTCGATCGGAATTATTAGTTCGAAAGAAAATGAAGTTAAAGAAGAATAATGTGTATATTGTGCGATTAAAGCAAGACACCAAAAATATTCTTGCTGATTTAGATATTTTAGATGGCATGATGTTCAATACACATGTATCAGATGAGATTATGGGCAATGCCCAAAAAATGAGATCCTATTTAAGAGGAGCTTTTATGGCTTCAGGTTCAGTCAACAATCCAGAGACGAGCCGTTATCATTTAGAAATATTTTCGATCTATGAAGAACATAATGATGATATTTGCCAGATGCTCAATTATTATGATTTGAATGCCAGAACATTAGAACGCCGAAATGGGTTTATTTCCTATTTAAAAGGAGCTGAACGTATCGCGGACTTTCTAACTTTGATTGGTGCGACTAATTCAATGTTGAAATTTGAAGATGTACGAATTGTTCGTGATATGCGCAATTCGGTTAATCGATTAGTTAATTGTGAAACAGCCAATCTAAACAAAACAATTGATGCCGCATCTAAACAAATAGAAAATATTCAGTACATCGAAAGTGTAGTTGGATTGGGTGCGTTGCCGGAAAAATTACAAGAGATCGCTGAGTTACGTTTGGAATATCCAGAAGTCAGTTTAAAGGAACTAGGTGAAATGATCCCGTCAGGTGCTATTTCAAAATCGGGAATTAATCATCGCATTCGTAAAATCAATGAATTTGCTGATAAATTGAGAGAAAAAAGTGCATAG
- a CDS encoding DsbA family protein, whose translation MDISIIDATKVTTKNGLMIGEDSAPVKIVEFMNVRCPYCKKWFEESFDLLNKYVEEGKVQRIIKLFDKEKESLQRGNVMHHHINYDLPKKALLDIKQMYATQDQWGHLSLEDVAVFAEDNLQLAKKEDPAIVEAVIAEATAANIKFVPTIVIGDHIFDESVTTEELIRYIENN comes from the coding sequence ATGGATATTTCAATTATTGATGCAACAAAAGTCACAACAAAAAACGGTCTAATGATCGGTGAGGATAGCGCGCCAGTGAAAATAGTAGAATTTATGAACGTTCGCTGCCCGTATTGCAAAAAATGGTTTGAAGAATCATTTGATCTTTTGAATAAATACGTCGAAGAAGGCAAAGTTCAACGAATTATTAAACTTTTCGATAAAGAAAAAGAAAGTTTACAGCGCGGAAATGTCATGCATCATCATATCAATTATGACTTGCCGAAAAAAGCGCTACTTGATATTAAACAAATGTATGCTACACAAGATCAATGGGGGCATCTTTCTTTAGAAGACGTGGCCGTTTTTGCCGAAGATAACCTACAATTGGCTAAAAAAGAGGATCCAGCAATTGTCGAAGCTGTAATTGCTGAAGCAACTGCTGCAAATATTAAATTTGTCCCGACTATTGTGATTGGTGACCATATCTTTGATGAGTCTGTAACAACAGAAGAACTAATCCGTTATATTGAAAATAACTAA
- the clpP gene encoding ATP-dependent Clp endopeptidase proteolytic subunit ClpP has translation MNLIPTVIEQSSRGERAYDIYSRLLKDRIIMLSGPIDDNVANSVIAQLLFLDAQDSEKDIYIYINSPGGSVSAGLAIFDTMNFVKADVQTIVLGMAASMGSFLLTAGTKGKRFALPNAEIMIHQPLGGAQGQATEIEIAAKHILDTRDRLNKILAERTGQPLEVIERDTDRDNFMTAQQAKEYGLIDEVMENSRSLNQ, from the coding sequence ATGAATTTAATACCAACAGTCATTGAACAGTCATCTCGTGGAGAAAGAGCATATGATATTTATTCACGTTTATTAAAAGATAGAATTATCATGTTAAGCGGCCCCATTGACGACAATGTAGCCAATTCAGTCATTGCCCAATTATTATTCTTGGATGCACAAGATTCTGAAAAAGATATTTATATCTACATTAACTCACCAGGTGGAAGTGTTTCTGCTGGTTTGGCCATTTTTGATACGATGAACTTTGTTAAAGCAGATGTACAAACAATCGTACTTGGTATGGCGGCTTCTATGGGAAGCTTCTTATTAACCGCTGGTACAAAAGGCAAACGCTTTGCATTGCCGAACGCTGAAATCATGATTCATCAACCACTTGGCGGTGCCCAAGGACAAGCTACTGAAATCGAGATTGCAGCAAAACATATCTTAGATACAAGAGATCGTTTGAATAAAATCTTAGCAGAGCGTACTGGACAACCACTTGAAGTTATTGAACGCGACACAGATCGTGATAACTTTATGACTGCTCAACAAGCAAAAGAATACGGCTTGATTGATGAAGTAATGGAAAATAGTCGTTCATTGAATCAATAG
- the ilvD gene encoding dihydroxy-acid dehydratase — translation MRSDQIKKGIEAAPARSLLYATGQVKNAKDMDKPFIAICNSYIDIVPGHVHLRELADVAKEAIREAGGIPFEFNTIGVDDGIAMGHIGMRYSLPSREIIADAAETVINAHWFDGVFYIPNCDKITPGMLMASVRTNVPAIFCSGGPMKAGVDPRGHTTTLSTMFEAVGSFKEGKMTEEEFNFMEQNACPTCGSCAGMFTANSMNCLMEVLGMALPGNGTILAVSDERRELVRKSAFHLMDLVKKQIKPRDIITKEAIDDAFALDMAMGGSTNTVLHTLAIANEAEIDYNLEEVNAIAERVPYLSKIAPSSAYSMHDVHEAGGVPAIMKELVDLGDAIHPDRITVTGKTIRENVQDAVIKNEEVIHPKENPYSPVGGLSILYGNIAPKGSVIKVGGVDPSIKKFVGKAICFSSHDEAVAAIDNHTVKKGHVVVIRYEGPKGGPGMPEMLAPTSSIVGRGLGKDVALITDGRFSGATRGIAVGHISPEAAAGGPIALIKDGDEIEIDLTNRTLELHVSDEELAQRNDQLPKFKAKVKTGYLARYTALVTSAHTGGIMQISEDLLD, via the coding sequence ATGCGTAGTGACCAAATAAAAAAAGGAATTGAAGCTGCACCCGCCAGAAGTTTACTTTACGCTACTGGACAGGTGAAAAATGCCAAAGATATGGACAAACCGTTTATCGCAATATGTAATTCTTATATTGATATTGTTCCAGGTCACGTGCATTTAAGAGAACTAGCTGATGTAGCGAAAGAAGCGATTCGTGAAGCAGGTGGTATTCCATTTGAATTTAATACGATTGGTGTCGATGATGGGATTGCTATGGGACATATCGGGATGCGCTATTCACTGCCAAGTCGAGAAATCATTGCAGATGCAGCTGAAACCGTTATTAATGCCCATTGGTTTGACGGTGTATTCTATATTCCAAATTGCGATAAAATTACCCCGGGAATGCTGATGGCAAGTGTTCGAACCAATGTTCCAGCGATTTTTTGTTCAGGTGGACCCATGAAAGCGGGTGTGGATCCAAGAGGACATACGACAACCCTTTCTACAATGTTTGAAGCAGTTGGCAGCTTTAAAGAAGGCAAGATGACTGAAGAAGAATTTAATTTTATGGAACAAAATGCTTGTCCAACTTGCGGTTCTTGTGCCGGCATGTTTACGGCGAATTCTATGAACTGTTTAATGGAAGTACTAGGGATGGCTCTTCCTGGTAATGGTACGATTTTAGCTGTTTCGGATGAGCGGAGAGAATTAGTTAGAAAATCGGCTTTTCATTTGATGGATTTAGTCAAAAAACAAATCAAACCTAGAGATATCATTACAAAAGAAGCTATTGATGATGCCTTTGCTTTGGATATGGCAATGGGGGGCTCAACCAATACAGTTTTACACACACTGGCTATTGCTAATGAAGCTGAAATTGACTACAACTTAGAAGAAGTGAATGCAATTGCTGAGCGTGTTCCATATCTTTCTAAAATTGCACCTTCATCCGCTTATTCAATGCACGACGTTCATGAAGCAGGTGGGGTTCCCGCAATTATGAAAGAATTAGTTGATTTAGGGGATGCGATTCATCCTGACAGAATCACAGTTACTGGAAAAACCATTCGTGAAAATGTTCAAGATGCAGTAATCAAAAATGAAGAAGTCATTCATCCAAAAGAAAATCCTTATAGTCCGGTTGGTGGTTTATCCATTCTTTACGGAAATATTGCTCCAAAAGGGAGTGTGATTAAAGTCGGTGGTGTGGATCCATCCATCAAGAAATTTGTAGGAAAAGCAATTTGTTTTAGCTCTCATGACGAAGCGGTTGCTGCAATTGATAATCATACGGTTAAAAAAGGGCATGTAGTTGTCATTCGTTATGAAGGACCAAAGGGTGGACCAGGGATGCCGGAGATGCTAGCTCCAACATCTAGTATTGTCGGTCGTGGTTTAGGTAAAGATGTTGCACTGATTACAGATGGACGTTTTTCAGGAGCCACTCGTGGGATTGCTGTAGGACATATTTCACCAGAAGCAGCGGCAGGTGGACCGATTGCATTAATCAAAGACGGAGATGAAATCGAAATTGATTTAACCAACCGAACCTTAGAATTACATGTTTCGGATGAAGAATTAGCGCAAAGAAATGATCAATTGCCAAAATTCAAAGCAAAAGTAAAAACAGGATACTTAGCTCGATACACGGCATTAGTGACTTCGGCGCATACAGGAGGAATTATGCAGATTTCAGAAGACCTATTAGACTAG
- the uvrA gene encoding excinuclease ABC subunit UvrA has translation MANDKIVIHGARAHNLKNIDVTIPRDKMVVVTGLSGSGKSSLAFDTLYAEGQRRYVESLSAYARQFLGQMDKPDVDSIDGLSPAISIDQKTTSKNPRSTVGTVTEINDYLRLLFARVGHPICPNDGTEITSQSVEQMVDKVLELPEKTKIQVLAPVIVKKKGQHKKIFEMIQREGYVRMRVNGETYDVSEAPELEKNKKHDIAIVIDRIVVKEGIRSRLFDSFEAALRLADGYALVDVIDGEEMLFSEHYACPYCGFTVGELEPRLFSFNAPFGACPDCDGLGIKLEVDRDLVIPDPTKTLREGAIAPWNPISSQYYPQMLEQAADSFNIDMDTPFSELPEEHQEIILNGSDGEVFHFHYENDFGGIRDVEVPFEGVLTNIKRRYHETNSDFTREQMRLYMTELTCQTCKGYRLNPQALSVKIDNTNIGQVSELAIKNAVQFFETVKLSEQEQIIAKPILKEVEDRLNFLKNVGLDYLTLSRAAGTLSGGEAQRIRLATQIGSNLSGVLYILDEPSIGLHQRDNDRLIESLKKMRDLGNTLIVVEHDEDTMRASDYLIDVGPGAGHLGGEIVASGTPDEVAKNPNSLTGQYLSGKKVIPVPKERRKGNGKEIKVTGATENNLKNVTVKFPLGEFVAVTGVSGSGKSTLVNQILKKALAQKLNRNSNKPGKHKSITGYEHIEKVIDIDQSPIGRTPRSNPATYTSVFDDIRDLFAKTNEAKVRGYKKGRFSFNVKGGRCEACRGDGIIKIEMHFLPDVYVPCEVCHGKRYNSETLEVHYKGKNISDILDLTVEDAVDFFKHIPKIHRKLQTIVDVGLGYVTLGQPATTLSGGEAQRMKLASELHKNSNGKNFYILDEPTTGLHTDDIARLLLVLERLVESGNTVLVIEHNLDVIKSADYVIDLGPEGGDGGGTIVATGTPEKIAKVEKSYTGKYLKRVL, from the coding sequence ATGGCAAATGATAAAATCGTCATTCATGGCGCACGCGCTCATAATTTAAAAAACATTGATGTTACGATTCCTCGTGACAAAATGGTTGTAGTGACTGGATTATCTGGTTCAGGGAAAAGCTCCCTAGCCTTTGATACATTGTACGCTGAAGGACAACGTCGTTATGTGGAAAGTCTTTCGGCGTATGCTAGACAGTTTTTAGGGCAAATGGACAAACCAGATGTCGACAGTATCGATGGATTGAGTCCAGCGATTTCAATCGATCAAAAAACAACAAGTAAAAATCCGCGATCAACAGTTGGAACAGTAACAGAAATTAACGATTATCTAAGACTGTTATTTGCTCGCGTTGGTCATCCAATCTGTCCTAACGATGGCACTGAAATCACTAGTCAATCCGTTGAACAAATGGTAGACAAAGTATTAGAACTGCCAGAAAAAACCAAAATCCAAGTGTTAGCTCCTGTAATTGTGAAGAAAAAAGGCCAGCATAAAAAAATCTTTGAAATGATTCAACGTGAAGGTTACGTTCGTATGCGTGTTAATGGTGAAACCTATGATGTTAGTGAAGCACCTGAACTTGAAAAAAACAAAAAACATGATATTGCGATCGTTATTGATAGAATTGTTGTTAAAGAAGGAATCCGTTCTCGTTTATTTGATTCATTTGAAGCGGCATTACGTTTGGCTGATGGATATGCGTTAGTTGATGTGATTGACGGAGAAGAGATGCTTTTTAGTGAGCACTATGCTTGTCCGTATTGTGGATTTACTGTTGGAGAATTAGAACCAAGATTGTTTTCTTTTAATGCCCCATTTGGCGCCTGTCCTGATTGTGATGGCTTAGGTATAAAACTAGAAGTTGATCGTGATTTAGTCATTCCAGATCCAACTAAAACGTTGCGTGAAGGAGCAATCGCACCGTGGAATCCGATTAGCTCTCAATATTATCCTCAAATGCTAGAACAAGCGGCAGACAGTTTTAATATTGATATGGATACGCCGTTTAGTGAGTTGCCTGAAGAGCATCAAGAGATTATTTTAAATGGCTCAGATGGTGAAGTATTCCACTTCCATTATGAAAATGATTTTGGCGGTATTCGTGATGTAGAAGTTCCATTTGAAGGTGTTTTAACTAACATTAAACGTCGTTACCACGAAACCAATAGCGACTTTACACGTGAACAAATGCGTTTGTACATGACTGAATTAACCTGTCAAACCTGTAAAGGGTACCGTTTGAATCCTCAAGCTTTGTCAGTCAAAATCGATAATACGAATATTGGTCAAGTAAGTGAGCTTGCCATTAAAAATGCGGTTCAATTTTTTGAAACGGTTAAATTATCTGAACAAGAACAAATAATTGCTAAACCAATCTTAAAAGAAGTCGAAGACCGATTGAACTTTTTAAAAAATGTTGGACTGGATTATTTAACACTAAGTCGAGCAGCTGGAACTTTGTCTGGTGGTGAAGCACAACGGATTAGGTTAGCTACCCAAATTGGATCAAACCTATCAGGTGTTTTGTATATTTTAGATGAACCATCGATCGGCTTACATCAGCGGGATAATGACCGCTTGATTGAATCTTTAAAGAAAATGCGAGATTTAGGTAATACACTGATCGTGGTTGAACATGATGAAGATACGATGCGAGCGTCAGATTATCTGATTGATGTTGGACCTGGTGCGGGACATTTAGGTGGAGAAATTGTTGCTTCTGGGACACCAGATGAGGTCGCAAAGAATCCTAACTCATTAACTGGTCAGTATCTATCTGGAAAAAAAGTGATACCTGTACCTAAGGAACGTCGCAAAGGAAATGGGAAAGAAATCAAAGTGACTGGTGCGACAGAAAATAATCTGAAAAACGTGACAGTGAAGTTTCCATTAGGTGAGTTTGTTGCTGTAACAGGTGTTTCTGGTTCTGGGAAAAGTACATTGGTTAATCAGATTTTGAAAAAAGCTTTGGCGCAAAAACTCAATCGTAATTCTAATAAACCAGGAAAACATAAAAGTATTACTGGCTATGAACACATTGAAAAAGTTATTGATATTGATCAAAGTCCAATCGGCCGTACGCCGCGAAGCAATCCGGCCACGTATACTAGTGTATTTGATGATATTCGTGATTTATTTGCCAAAACGAACGAAGCAAAAGTACGTGGCTATAAAAAAGGTCGGTTTAGTTTTAATGTTAAAGGTGGTCGGTGTGAAGCTTGTCGCGGCGATGGGATCATTAAGATTGAAATGCACTTTTTACCTGACGTTTATGTTCCGTGTGAAGTTTGTCATGGAAAACGATACAATTCTGAAACACTAGAAGTTCATTACAAAGGTAAGAATATTTCTGATATTTTAGATTTAACTGTTGAAGATGCAGTAGACTTTTTTAAACATATTCCAAAAATTCATCGTAAGTTGCAAACAATCGTGGATGTTGGTCTGGGGTATGTCACTTTAGGCCAGCCGGCGACCACTTTATCAGGAGGAGAAGCGCAACGAATGAAACTTGCCAGCGAACTTCATAAAAACTCTAATGGTAAAAACTTCTATATATTGGATGAACCAACTACTGGGCTTCATACAGATGATATTGCTCGTTTGTTACTTGTGTTAGAACGTTTAGTGGAATCAGGAAATACGGTACTGGTTATTGAGCATAACTTAGACGTAATTAAATCCGCTGACTATGTGATCGATTTAGGTCCTGAAGGTGGAGATGGCGGCGGAACAATCGTTGCAACGGGCACACCAGAAAAAATCGCTAAAGTGGAGAAAAGTTATACAGGTAAGTATTTGAAACGAGTCTTGTAA